From the Musa acuminata AAA Group cultivar baxijiao chromosome BXJ3-1, Cavendish_Baxijiao_AAA, whole genome shotgun sequence genome, the window TTGTTTTCATATATTGTGGTGATGTCCTTATTGTAACAATCTTTCTTAGAAATGATTCTGGTTTTCTTCTTTGTCTCACAAATATGCCCTCTTTGCGTGAAACAGGAAGCTTGGAACAAGTTAAACTCTGAAGAACTCTTTTAACAAGTCCACGAGATGACTCCCAGCTGCATGAGCTACTGCAAGGATAAGTATGTGATCATATTGAGTAAAGCCTTAGTGTgctctttatttattatattctttGTACTTCCTGTATGAGTTGATCAGTGTTGCCCTATAGACGCCTGCTGCATTATAAATCAGTTTTCTATTTGACTGATGGAAATGaatgtcccttttttttttccttttacttttATCTTGAGCAAGTTGACTGAGATTTCCATTTACCGTTGACGTCGTACTTAATAATGTTGTTTCCCCTTCAATAGGCATCAGGGTTTAGATCTTCGGGTTTCCCACGTGGGTTTGGTATAATGAGGCTGCATGTGGTTTTATTATTAGACTATAATGGTAATCTCATACTATGTCCAGTAAAAGTTAAATTACCTGTTTTGAACACAAataatttttgataaaaaaatatataataattaagtATGAACAAGTATATCgttaatttatttataaatcaaatCATGGTTTTCTAAATTGGTCAGTCAGGTATTTGTTCGATCCATATGGGTTGTTACATGGATCAATTGAAACTGAATCGTTTGATTTAATTCtatgaatataaataaaaaataaacttataaacttttatttatatttttttccaaATTAAATTAAAATGAGCTTTTAATGAGACAAGCATATTTAAATGTAATTGTCTACTATgatgattttttgtttttatttttttgtttaaatgCAATTGTCTAATATGACGATTTTTTTGTTTTGGTTTATGATGAAATTCCTAGCGTGACAGAAGAATTTGAGTTACGGTACCAATTAAAATTGCCGTGTAACAACACTGTTACACGCCACGTGTGGCGAGCGGTTTCGGACGATAAGGGGCATCCTCTTTTGAGCGGGAACCCTCCCAAATCCAAAAAGCGATTCGGTGGTTGTcatggacgacgacgacgagagcGGAACCCTATCCTCGATCCTCGCCGAGCTCGATTCTTCGCTCCGCCGGCACGATGGGGACTCCCCCCTCTCTGAGCCCTCCATCCTCGGTCTCCAGTCCCTCCTCGACGCCGCCGCCTCCGGCGATGCCGCGTTCGCACTCTGGGATCTCCTTGCCGCCCGAGGACTCCCTGCCTCTGCCCTCCTCCGTCCCCTCTCCGCCTCCATGGACGTCTCCGCTCCccgcctctctctcctctccggcCGTGTgtacctctctctcctcctctcccCTTCCTCCCCTCTCTATTCCCTCTTCAACCCCCTTGTCTTCCTCTCCCTCCTCCGCTCCCTCCGTCGCGCCCTCAAGCCCCTTCCCTCGACCTCCGCCGCCTCGGCCACTGCCCTTCCGGAGGCCTCCCATGACGCCCCCGCTCCCCGGAGGAGCGCCCGGAAGAGGAAGCCTGGACGATCTGCTGGAAGCGCTTCGACGTCGGTGGATCAGATCTCCGACCTCAGCAGCCTACTTCCTCGCGTCCTCGAACTGCTTGATTCCGTGCTCTTCCGAGTCCGGCTTGACAACACCCCTGATGCCGTAAAGTCATTGGTCGATACTGTGGCAAAAATCCTGAGCTCTTCCTCCGGTCACCACCGGCTTCCGGATCTCTGCTTCCTAGTACTCTACAGGATCGTCTCGAAGCCAGAGCACGGAGACCAGACGACTTTAGCTGTTGAGGTTCTGCGATCACTGACGCCGATGATCTTATCTCCTGCAAAATCAGCATCCCGGGCTTCTGCTTTAGGTTTTGTTACAGAAAAGATAGTGCCTCTGGCCCAGGAGAATGATGCAGTGAAGGAAGCTCTGGTGTACCTACCTAGGTTCTTAGCGACAAAGGCACCGGAGAAGTCTGAGCTGAGAGTTTGTGCTGTTGATTCCATCATGGTGATTGTTCGGGCAATGAAGCAAGAGGATCAAATAAGATACGCCGATTATGTGGTGAAGATGACACAAGGGAAGCCTCAGCTAAGACTGTTGGCTGTAGACCTCATTCTAGCACTTTTGACATTGTTGCCCGATCCTCTTGGGGTAAAGGGATCGGCTCAGGAATTTAACGACAAGGCATGGGGACTGACTTGTCTGCAAGCATTAGTACAGCGTTGCTCAGATTCATCACCGGGAATCAGAGCTCGAGCTTTAACAAATACAGCACAACTGCTAGGCAGCTTAACTGGTGATTCTGGGAATTCTGCCCGTTTGTGGGAACTCTCAGGAATCAGCAGTGTGGACTTCAATGAGCTTTTGTGGAGGAGGTGTCAGGATGATAAGGCTGTTGTAAGGAAGGCAGCACTTCTCCTCATTACAAAGTCGACTACTATAATGCGAGGGCCATTAGATGATTTGCTCCTTAGGACACTGAGTTCTGCTTGCTCTGACCCTTTGGTCAGCATCCGCAAAGCAGCTGTTGCAGCTCTATCAGAGGTGAAGTCATgtcaatttttttctcattttgtaTTCTTTTACCACCAAATATCATACTTATAATTAGGTGCTTGTTGGTTATCTTTGTAGGCCTGCAGAGTCTTCCCTGATGACAGGGTAATACCTGAATGGCTTCATGCTGTGCCACGCTTGATTGTTGATAATGAGTCAAGCATCCAACAGGATTGTGagaatttgtttcttgaattggtCTTGGATAAAATCTCTCAAGCTGCTAAGATCAATTTTGGAAAAGATGCAACAGATTTGGAGTCCTTGCTTCCTAAAGGTATTTTACGTTTGTTGAAAGGGATTTGTGACAGTGAAGTGGCACCATGTGTCAGAAAGATATGTTCAAGCCttggaaagaaggaaagaattaaGATGTCAGTTGCAAGTTCACTTCAGAATATAATTACAGCATCCGAGTCTGTATGGTTAGGCAGTAGCAAGCCCATAGAGAAGTGGACGGCCCCTCCTGGGACCTGGCAATTGCTTTCTGAAGTGTCATTGTTCTCACCCAAGGCCATAGAATGGGAATTTCTCCATCACCATTGGCATCTTCTTGACAAGATTAGCCTAGAAGATCAAGGTAAAAATTCTGAAGAAGGGGACCAGAGCTCTTTTATGTGGGCTGGAGATCGTGTTCACCTTTTGCACACCATTTCTAATGTGTCGTTGGAATTGCCTCCTGAGCCTGCTACAGAGTTGGCTTGCAACTTACTAGATCGTCTTAAGAACTTCAGTATGAACTTAAGCGAGGTAAACATCAATTGTTTTACAAtgtgttctatcatcaaaattatgTCAGCGAGTTAAGAATTTGTTTTATTAAATCTTTAACCACAGAGCTATTTATTCAAAAAGTAAGTATTCTCTTTCTTTTGACATGAGGAGCTTATATCTTTTGTTGACTTGAACCATGATTGTTTATACCAGTCAAGAATTTGTTTTATTAAATCTTTAACCGCAGAACTATTTGTTCAAAAAGTAAGTAttctctttcttttgacataaggAGCTTATATCTT encodes:
- the LOC135629347 gene encoding uncharacterized protein LOC135629347, translated to MDDDDESGTLSSILAELDSSLRRHDGDSPLSEPSILGLQSLLDAAASGDAAFALWDLLAARGLPASALLRPLSASMDVSAPRLSLLSGRVYLSLLLSPSSPLYSLFNPLVFLSLLRSLRRALKPLPSTSAASATALPEASHDAPAPRRSARKRKPGRSAGSASTSVDQISDLSSLLPRVLELLDSVLFRVRLDNTPDAVKSLVDTVAKILSSSSGHHRLPDLCFLVLYRIVSKPEHGDQTTLAVEVLRSLTPMILSPAKSASRASALGFVTEKIVPLAQENDAVKEALVYLPRFLATKAPEKSELRVCAVDSIMVIVRAMKQEDQIRYADYVVKMTQGKPQLRLLAVDLILALLTLLPDPLGVKGSAQEFNDKAWGLTCLQALVQRCSDSSPGIRARALTNTAQLLGSLTGDSGNSARLWELSGISSVDFNELLWRRCQDDKAVVRKAALLLITKSTTIMRGPLDDLLLRTLSSACSDPLVSIRKAAVAALSEACRVFPDDRVIPEWLHAVPRLIVDNESSIQQDCENLFLELVLDKISQAAKINFGKDATDLESLLPKGILRLLKGICDSEVAPCVRKICSSLGKKERIKMSVASSLQNIITASESVWLGSSKPIEKWTAPPGTWQLLSEVSLFSPKAIEWEFLHHHWHLLDKISLEDQGKNSEEGDQSSFMWAGDRVHLLHTISNVSLELPPEPATELACNLLDRLKNFSMNLSEVDAHVKALKTLCKRKATKAEEGDLLILKWVHQLLSKALEILNSYISEASESSNINIFLTPPQNSRKKGKRDVSLLKSALQAVTAVFTVGSLILVCPSADLQGIVPVLHTVITSGNSEPKPRKFAGSTVSFKEVTPTLYIQSWVTMGKICLVDDKLAKRYIPLFVQELEKSDSAALRNNIMVAMTDFCVRYTSLVDCYMHKITIALRDPCEVVRRQTFILLSQLLQRDYVKWRGVLFLRFLLSLVDESEKIRHLADFLFGNILKAKAPLLAYNSFIEAIFFLNDCSAHSAHVESQGGLHARSRLFSIRGNDAKSRSQRMHIYVSLLKQMAPEHLLATSAKLCAEILAAASDGLLNVDDVAGLSVLQDALEILACKEMRIHPSRGSDSSEIDDDGGESAGSAVHAARGRVVTQVAKKNLIQIAVPVFIELKQLLQSKNSPLTGCLMECLRILLKDYKNEIDEILVADKQLQKELLYDMQKYETAKARSTVAEAIVNVQRSESYCSPNGRSSTGMYSKVSEKLGTEGKIASAVADAAARAKVRSVLKEANQNLPTPPLRSMSVPKLKSMGNGGVIVSDRPTHVLESLRRRQSFDSDEEK